One region of Spirochaetota bacterium genomic DNA includes:
- a CDS encoding V-type ATP synthase subunit B: MKSEIEYSNLAAISGPLVVVNRVRNVGFGELVEIRNRSGQLRLGQVVEVDEERAIVQVYEGTTGLSLEGIRTMFLGKSLEMPVSRDMLGRIFDGLGRPIDGAPQVTSDIMMDINGLPINPYSREYPRDFIQTGISAIDGMNTLIRGQKLPIFSGSGMPHNMIAAQIARQAAILTAEEEFTVVFAAMGVKFDVADFFIDSFEKSGALDNAAIFLSLADAPSIERIITPRAALTLAEHLAFTEGMHVLVILTDMSNYCESLRELSSSRGEIPSRKGYPGYLYSDLASIYERAGRIKGKQGSITQIPILTMPSDDISHPIPDLTGYITEGQIVLERELFNKSIYPPIAGLPSLSRLMKDGIGEGRTRKDHAGVAAQLFACYARVKRIRALASIVGEEELTSLDKEYLRFGRVFEMEFLSQGPEENRTIGTTLDIGWRVLSILPAEELYRISREDIQKYYIPSAGAQ, translated from the coding sequence CTCAGGCTGGGGCAGGTGGTGGAGGTCGACGAGGAGCGCGCCATTGTCCAGGTCTATGAAGGGACCACGGGCCTATCCCTCGAGGGGATCAGGACCATGTTCCTGGGGAAATCCCTGGAGATGCCTGTGTCGCGCGACATGCTCGGACGGATCTTCGACGGCCTCGGCAGGCCCATCGACGGCGCGCCCCAGGTCACGTCGGACATCATGATGGACATCAACGGGCTCCCGATCAATCCCTATTCGCGGGAGTATCCCCGCGACTTCATCCAGACCGGCATATCCGCCATCGACGGCATGAACACCCTGATCCGCGGCCAGAAGCTCCCCATCTTCTCCGGGAGCGGCATGCCCCACAACATGATAGCGGCCCAGATAGCGCGCCAGGCGGCGATCCTCACGGCGGAGGAGGAGTTCACGGTCGTTTTCGCCGCCATGGGGGTCAAGTTCGACGTGGCTGATTTCTTCATCGACTCCTTCGAGAAGAGCGGGGCCCTTGACAACGCGGCGATCTTCCTCAGCCTTGCCGACGCCCCCTCCATCGAGCGCATCATCACGCCGCGCGCGGCCCTGACCCTGGCCGAGCACCTGGCCTTTACAGAGGGAATGCATGTCCTGGTGATCCTGACCGACATGAGCAACTACTGCGAGTCCCTCCGCGAGCTCTCGAGCTCCCGGGGCGAGATACCGTCCCGGAAAGGGTATCCCGGCTATCTCTACAGCGACCTCGCCTCGATCTACGAGCGGGCCGGCCGCATCAAGGGAAAGCAGGGGTCCATCACGCAGATACCGATCCTGACCATGCCGAGCGATGACATATCCCATCCGATTCCGGACCTCACAGGCTACATAACAGAGGGCCAGATCGTGCTGGAGCGGGAGCTCTTCAATAAATCGATATATCCGCCCATCGCGGGGCTTCCCTCGCTATCGCGGCTGATGAAGGACGGCATCGGCGAGGGGAGGACGCGGAAGGACCACGCGGGCGTGGCGGCGCAGCTCTTCGCCTGCTATGCCCGGGTCAAGCGGATCAGGGCCCTGGCCTCCATCGTCGGCGAGGAGGAGCTCACGTCCCTTGACAAGGAATACCTCAGGTTCGGCAGAGTCTTCGAGATGGAGTTCCTGAGCCAGGGACCCGAGGAGAACAGGACCATCGGGACGACCCTTGATATCGGGTGGCGGGTGCTTTCCATTCTTCCGGCCGAGGAGCTGTACCGCATATCGCGCGAGGATATCCAGAAGTACTATATTCCGTCAGCGGGAGCCCAATGA
- a CDS encoding V-type ATP synthase subunit D — MARVDVPPTKSNLRKIKSDLAFAHEGFDLLDQKREILVIEIMKSVKRIKSLEEEVKVSLDALYGTFRLAVMEMGTDIMTQKSQSEKEAYELSLDVYRFIGIGIPSMTAAARETGIASSLYGTTALYDRCKKECAAMLLKIVEYATLMKSILVLSRELKKVQRKVNALEKIFIPQNEEARKYISDRLEEMEREEIFVKKLIKQKKA; from the coding sequence ATGGCACGGGTGGACGTACCTCCGACAAAATCGAACCTCAGGAAGATCAAATCCGATCTCGCCTTTGCCCACGAGGGCTTTGACCTGCTGGACCAGAAGAGGGAGATCCTCGTCATTGAGATCATGAAGAGCGTGAAACGGATAAAAAGCCTTGAAGAGGAAGTGAAGGTGTCACTGGACGCGCTCTATGGCACCTTCAGGCTGGCTGTCATGGAAATGGGAACGGACATCATGACGCAGAAGAGCCAGTCCGAAAAAGAGGCCTATGAGCTGTCCCTCGACGTGTACCGCTTCATAGGCATCGGCATACCCTCCATGACCGCGGCCGCGCGGGAGACCGGCATTGCATCGAGCCTGTACGGAACGACGGCCCTCTATGACCGTTGCAAAAAGGAATGCGCCGCAATGCTGTTGAAGATCGTCGAGTATGCGACCCTCATGAAATCGATACTGGTGCTGTCGCGGGAGCTTAAAAAGGTGCAGAGAAAGGTCAATGCCCTGGAGAAGATCTTCATCCCCCAGAATGAAGAAGCAAGAAAATACATATCGGACCGCCTCGAGGAAATGGAGCGTGAGGAGATTTTCGTAAAGAAGCTGATAAAACAGAAAAAAGCATAA